Proteins encoded in a region of the Pocillopora verrucosa isolate sample1 chromosome 11, ASM3666991v2, whole genome shotgun sequence genome:
- the LOC131789910 gene encoding histone deacetylase 6, producing the protein MATGGSDAAGFVAVEPKRDCPHVQSLTSVSSLHVDLSKPCGTCSNVGENWLCLVCSSVFCSRYVNCHMVDHNSESGHPVVLSFSDVSVWCYGCDSYVTSPLLQPIIKAAQLSKFGK; encoded by the exons ATGGCTACAGGAGGGTCAGACGCAGCAGGATTCGTTGCTGTTGAACCGAAGAGAGACTGCCCGCACGTTCAG TCATTAACAAGTGTATCATCACTCCACGTTGACTTGTCCAAGCCATGTGGGACATGCAGTAATGTTGGCGAGAACTGGTTATGTCTTGTATGCTCCTCTGTCTTCTGCAGTCGTTATGTCAACTGTCACATGGTGGATCACAATTCTGAATCAGGACACCCAGTGGTTTTGAGTTTCAGTGATGTGAGTGTGTGGTGCTATGGCTGTGACTCAT ACGTTACCTCTCCACTGCTTCAACCAATAATAAAAGCTGCTCAGCTATCCAAGTTTGGCAAGTGA